Below is a window of Stygiolobus azoricus DNA.
CTTCACCACCTCGTTTACTTGTCTTAACAGACCACCCTTAAGATACAACGGCTCGTCAACAAGGTTACTCAATGTAATATTGTTGAGAATCCATCCCCAAAGACTGTCTATAATCTGTTTCGACTCATTGGTTAACTGTTTAGCATTCTTTCCAACTATTAGCTCCTTTAAGCTCTCGTATAGGTCTCCCTTGAAGCGGTTATATATCGCCTCCCACATCATCGATGCTTGTTCGCTCATGTAAGGGCTTATGTTGTTAAAGTTCTTGAACACATTTGAGAACTTCAACGAGAAGGGATAGAACCTCACTTTTTCACAAGTTACGTAATCCACTTCACTTATAGCATCTTCGCAATACCTACTCCTTATCATCTCCTCAAAAGTCTTATACTGTTCCACTAGCTGTTTAGTAATGGGAACTACTACAGATCCCTCTAACCCCTTTTCTAGGGCAAACCTTACGAAGTCCCCTTGTCTGTCAAAGACCACTGACTGTTTAGGTATGCCGTTGTCGTAGATTATCGACTTCAGGAGTGTAGTCTTACCAGACCCGGTAGTACCTATTATTAAAACGTGGTGTCTCAGTGTCTCTTCGTCAAGAATAACTCTAGCACTAATTTTTTTAAAACCTGAGAATACGTTACCTATAGTCACTCCTTCCTTAGGCATATTAAGTGCTATTTCTATGAGGTCGTCCTTAGGCAAAAACACTGGGGACTGCGGGTCTATAGGTGATATTACTGGTGTAGGTTTTGGGGTTCCTTTTTCTAAGTCCTCTAAATTAACCTCAGCTAGGGGGTTAATGGTGAGCACGGTATTGGTTATTATAGTGGAGGGGTCTTCTCTCCCTCTTATTTCCTTAATACCTAACGCGGTCATCATGTCACCTCTCGTTATGGTGTCTACAGAGCCTATAACAATTACCTTTGGTATTATCGAAGCTATGGCGATTATTTCTCCTCTTTTTACCGGGTTTTTAAAATAGCTCTCAAAGGATATGTCCACTTTTATGAGGGGTTTGCTTCCTACATTAATGTATTCAAAACGCGTTACTTTACCTATAATGTTCCCATCACGTGAATACTTCGTTACGGCTTCGTAAGCTTCTTTTAATCTCCCCCTCAGTTGCTCTATCAATTTGTCAGTGTAAAGCTCTTCCATAAAATGAAACTGCTTATAGACTTTAAAAAGTATTACGGAAATAGTAGAGGAAATAGAGTTCACGTACTCGTGTGGATTCATTAAGAAATCTCTAATAACTTTTGATGACAAGAGAGTTAAAGCCGAAAGTGGAATCTAAGACCCCTAGAGCACATTGACGTTGCATGAGATAATTAGAGATTTTAAACGGTGATTTTTCATTGTAGCTGCGCTTTCCTCACTACCCAATTCCAAAAAGCTTATTTTGAGGTGAAAATGAATTACACTATGTCTTCCAATTGCTGTATAAGAGATGCTGACTTATGTCTTGCCTATTCTTCAAGGTTATTCGAACTCATAGCGAAAAAATACACTTATGCAATTTTAGTTATCTTAGATAAATACGGTAAGATTAGGTTTAATGAACTTTAGAGAAAGATTAGCGGGATAACACAAAAGGCATTATCTACACGTTTAAAAGAGCTAGAAGCTCTTAAACTGGTAAAGAGAGAGGTAGAACAAGAACCTTTGAGAGTTTATTACTCTTTAACTACTGAAGGTAGGGCTGTAAAAAACGCTATCCAAATACTAATAAGTGTAATCAATCTCATTGATAGTGAACATAAAGACGCTTTCCTATGCTAATGCACGGTACAAACTAGACACGGATCTTGTGCTCTAACTATGTGATAAGCTTCTATAGGATCTCTTGGATCTGTCACTTCAACCCCAATTAACGCTTTCGCTGAGTGACCTTTATTACCCCAAGGATCTTCAGGGCTCATGTTTATTTGGGTGGGTGTAACAATCTGGTAATTACTTATCTTCCCGTCTTTTATGATCACCCAATGTCCCAGTGCTCCTCTTGCAGCTTCAACTAGACCGAAGCCCCTTCCGTCTCTTTGTTTAACACTTTTGTAAGTCGGTTTCTCGGGCACAAACTGGTCTAACCCTTCCTCGATCAGTCTGTGAAATAATGATACCTTAACTATCCTCGAGATAACTCTTGCTAATACACTTGGTCCATATCTTCTCACTATGTCTAAAATTAGAGGATGAGAGTTTACAGTTAACATAGATAGAGCTCCGACCTCTGGAGCTAAAAGTAAGTCCTTATATTTATATCTGAAACACTTCGTGAATGTATACTTTATTATTAAAAGTAAAAAAGAACTTTTCAAAAGGTACGTATTCTTTTTACGGCTTTAACTATATTTTTCTTCTTATCCTCTCTAATCTTATTTCTTCGTTGATATTAGAGATAAAACTCCCTATCCATTTTTTTAAGAGAATTGTAGCTCCTTTTTCCATAAAACCGCTATACTCCAGTGATATATCTAACCTCCCATCAGCATTTATGTTAAAGGTCAATTTTCCTGAAGCGCTATCTTTATCCCTTCTGATTTGAAATACATATGTGACTTTATTGTAAGAAGAGTATACATTACCTTGAAAATAGTGTTTGATGCCTAAATAGTTCGCCGTACCGGAGAAGGAAGAACCCTCGCTTCGTATTTCCTTTATAGACCTAAAAATTTTGGGAAGGACGAAATTCGGATCAGACAAGATTTCCCTGAGTGCATCAGGGGTGTGAGTAGTCGTAACAGAATACTCGAGCCTCATTAATATAATCTTTTATGTTTGGGATTTATAATTATAATGTGGTATACTATGAAATAAAATTCGTGGTTAAAAACAAATTTAAATCTTACTTTTCCTACTTTCTAAATTGCTCTATTCTTTTTTATACCTAAGGAATAAAATACCAATTATCACTAGGGCTGCTAGTGAGATTACGTCTTGAAGAACCATATACCAGATGAGAGATAAATCAAAATCATAAGCTAGAATAGCGAGTACTGGTAAAACTAAACTAAGTATTAAGTTAATAAACCAAATCAGACTGGTTAAAAACGACGACCATAAGGAATGAGAAAGCCTGTAAGCTAAAAAACCTACAACTATCACATTTATTACTGGAACAATCATTAAGAAAGAGACGTAACGGGATAGCCCGTTTAAATTAATCAAGATATCGACTATAAGCACGGCTAAGATTGCATAAGTTAAGAGTGGGGTAAACTAACCCATGCGAGAGCACAGACAAAACCTGGTAAAAAAATACACATTGTCCTAGCCCTATAAGCCCTAAATATACTTTAGTGATTAAACTTACCAAGCAGCTCACCTAGGACGAGAGCCAGTTGTGCTTGGTTAAAATAGGAATAGTAAATGTAGCTAGGTAAAATGTCTTCAACTATCTTTTCAGCTTCTTCTTTATTACCCATCATCAAAAACGCTTCAGCTAAAATTGAGTCATCATATAGAAACTTAAACCTTCCTATTCCTTCTCGAGTGGCAAATTCGAGCGTAACGTCGTAATATGAACCGTTACCGTAATACTCACTTAAGGAGGAAAATACGTTACTTGTAATACCGTTATCATGAACATATAAATACGCTCTCAATAAATATGCTAGATCGAAGAGGTATAATGTAGATTATTTATAATTGTCAATTCTGTGGTGTTTAGCTCCGGAAAGAGACTCTTGAAGCAGTTTAGCCCTTTCCGAAAAGTCCTCATAATCTTTCAAGCTATAGAAAGCCTCTAAAACGAGAGCGTTAACATGCAAAAAGGGTCTTTGATCAAGTTTGTCAAAAGCTATGCCGTTCATGATTAGTCCATCATCCCTTGTTAGTGATTTGAGGAACTCCCCAGTCCTAATTGCGTAATCTAAATAATTATCGTCCTTAAAGACCTTGTAAGCCTCGAGAAGTAGGGAAACCATACTTGCATTGAAATCAGCCATTTTAGCCCTATAAGGCTCTTTCCAATCGACGCTCTTAGAGAAGAGGTAGAACCCGTTGTCCCATAAGTGCTCTATTGCGTTGTCTAGGGTTATAAAAACCATAGATTGGTGGTAGGAGTCATTAAATTTAAGGAAAAGCCTCAAGACCTCTGGGGACACAAATTTCGGCTCTTTTTCAAAACCCCCAGAGATCCAGTCAAAGTAACTTTCACACCTCCTCAATATATCTTTAAATACATAATCCAGAGGGAACCTTTGTAACTCTTTCTTGACAGTGGGCGGTTTAACTAATTTTTCCTTATCATCTAAAAGTGTAATGGAATTAGAGATCATCTCACTAATTTTTTCGCTCTCAACGAAACCGAAGCTTCCCCCTATTATTCCTCTTTCTGAGATTATACTAATACAAGGATATATCTGAGGAGTATACCTTATAGCTAAGTCTGGTCTTTCATCAGCGTCTATTATCAGGAATTTCTAAGTCTTTAAACTCCTGCTCGACTTTTTTAACTCTTCCTCGAGGTAACAGCGAGCATTTCTTTCATATTGTACTTTCCTCTGAAAGTAGGACTCCATTCCGTAAATATCATATAATAGTTATATTGTGGGGATAATTTAAAAAGGTATACTAGGTATAATAAGGTAAACTTTATAATTATTATTAGAAAAAGTAATTATATGAACGGTGGTATTCACCAATTAGTATTGATCTATTTACTCTACATTATTACCATGACAGTGCTTATTTCTTACCTCATAAAAACATGGACAAGGCTTTTCTATTTCTCGAAGTATCGTTCATAATGACCGCTCTATTTTTTGTATTAATATCAGGTTCCCCTCTACTATCTCTAGCTATTAGCATATACCTATGGTTAATACCGAGACTACTCACTCCTTTGGAAAACTCTCACTAGCTTCTATATCTTCAACTATTTCCCACGAAGTCGTCATGAGCTTAATTTATTACGCGATTATTAAGGGTGGACTGATAAATTCTCTCTACTCCCTTTACCTTTTATGTAACAGATATCCCATTGTTATCATAGCAAGTAACACTAAGGAAAGCGGAAATGCGCTGGGTATAAGTAAAGACCAATGGACTCTAGCTGCGACTAATGCAGGACTACCGATAGATAAGAGAGGTGCCGAAGTACTCTACATACCTTCACCGTTAGAGATAAAGGACCAGGAGAACTTAGCCAATGTAGCCTCTGTAATGTCAAATCTCGGAGTTAGTTACACCGTCAGCTCTTCAATTTCAGATCCAGGCTATTATGCCTACATGGTAGGAGACTTCGAAACAGCTAGAAAGGTCTATACTAATATAGCAGAAATTTCAAAAACTTTAGGAATAAAGAAAATAGTGGTTACGGACGGTACGGCGTACTTCTGGTTGAGATGGCAAGGACCTAAGAGCACAAGGTTAGAACTACCAATTCCAGTTGAACACATAACCCAGACGGTATACGAGAGGTATAAAGCAGGAACGGTAAAGCTAAAGAAAGCCGATGTGGATACTCCAGTCACTGTTCATTATTCAGAGTTTCTAAGCAGGTTAGGAGGAGTTGAAGAACCGCCAAGGGAGTTAATGAGGCTCATCGCTCCACAGTTTAAAGAACCCAAAGTTTCACCCTCATCGGATAAATTATACACTTGTGGACATATGCTAGAACTGTTTGACGAAAAGAAAGATACGTTAAAGAAGGTCAGAGAATATGTTATGGCGCAGCTAAATAAGTGGGAGGGAAGGACCGTCGTAGTGTTCGACCCCAATTGCAAGTTATCGCTTGAAAATGGAGTTAAGGATAATCAAGGGAATTTTAAGGTAGTAAATATCACTAGTCTACTTAACAAGGCGATTGTGAAATGAGCATATTGTCTCGTATACTGGGTCTCGATGAACTGAAGAAGACGATCTTGGAGGACTACGACACTTTCAAGAAATTACTAACTATAAAGGAACCGAAAGAGGAAAGTCCCGACATTCTTAAAGAGCTACTCTCGTTATACGGTATAAAAGTCGATGAAAAATCCACTCAGGAAGAAATGTTTAATAGACTTGTTGACGAATTAAGACCAAAGAAGCGTGGGTAAGAATTGACTACGATTGTGGCTGTAGGATATTGGTATAAGGGTGACTACCAGATTCCACTTATAGCTATGGAGGAATTAAGAAGAGAGGGGATAGAAGTAATAGATTTAAGTATGGGTGCAATTAAGGCATCTACTTTTTTATACGAAATTTCTCCCTCTAAGCTTATTGTGCTAGTCAGTGAGAAAAGAGGTAAGAGGGAACTTAGGGTCTACAAACCGGAAAGGGGAGACGCATTCAGTGATTGGGCTGATATTTATAATAATATGAAGGCGTATTTCATGGATGTCGAAAGCTTCATAAAATCTTCAAATGCATTAGGCAGTTTACCCGATGAAACAATAATTATAGAGTGTGAAGTAGAAAACGAGGATGGAGAGATGAGTGACTGGGGTAAGGAGTGTTTAAAGCTGATGAAAGAGGAGGTGCACAAAATATTGGGAGTGAAGTCTTAGGAGATTTAAAGGAAAAGGCATATCTAATAACTTTCGTGAGGACTATCCCTAAAGACTTGCTCAGTAAGATTTTAGATGGAATACCTGTTGAAATAATCCCTGATGATAGGAACCCTAATTTTGTGAAGCAGGTGGCTTTTCTTTCCGGAGATGTTCAATATTATGCCGATTCTCTAATTGCAAGACTTTTAAGAAATAACATAAATCCCGATGACGTAGTCTGGTCTTACGAGGTTTACCTTGAGCTAGAGCTTAAGAAAAAGCTTAACTTATTGAAAATCCCGTCTGTATTGCCTCTAGTAGGTAACGTCACTACTACCGGGATTATAATTAGTAATGACCCGGACTTAAAGATGAGGGTGAGGAAGTTCACAACTGTACAAATAGACAAGACCGTGAAGGTGATAAAAAGAGATGAGAAACAAATTAAGATCCAAAACGTCATCTCTGAGTTAGAAGAGTTAATAGGCAAGTTACTCTCACCCTGAGTCATTAAGTAAGCTTCTTCCTCTTCTTTTTACATCACATTTAAATAATTATTTTAAATAACTATTATTGTGAATAAAAAGTGTCTGGTATATTTCCGTTCGATTCTCAACTAAGAAAAGTAAACGTGGCTGAACAGCTCGAAAAATACCTTAATGAAGCGAGGAAAATTTATGATGCCTGTACCAAGGAAGGAGTAAAGCTCCTCCTATACGGCTCTGTGGGGATATACAGCGTAGTTAAAGATAACAAGTTAGCTAGGGAGTTGATAACACTGTACAGACGTAACGGAGTTCAGGACATAAACTTTATTGTTAGACCGGAGAGCAGAGACAAGTTTAAGGAAATAATTTACAGCTTAGATTATACACCTTACATACACCTCGAAAAAACTTTAGGTCATATAGCAGGTATGTTCTTCAAAGAGGACATAATAGTCAAGGTTTATTACTCTGAGGACATGAAATTCAATCACATTATCCCTGTAAACTGGAATTCCGATTTTACATTCGATAAACAAGACCTCCTCTTATCAAAACTTCAAATGCATTTCCCTACTAATAAGGATCTTTCTGACATCATTGCGTTAGTCCTCTTTGATGTACCTGAAGAGAAGATACTCGAACTCACTTCAAAGGACTGGGGTCTTTGGAAGGATGTGACGAGTAACTTGCAAAAGAGTAGAGAGTTGGTGGCAAAGCTTATAACGGATGAAGTGAGGGAGAGGGAAGAACTAATGCCGGTAATATCTAAGCTGATCAAACTCCACGGAAAGATAATGAACTCTCCGAAGGCTGAGTCTTGGAAACCGCTACCGGAAGATGCTAAATATTGGCGGGATTTTTGATGAAGAGGATAGCTATAGTGGGTGTGGGTAATAGGATAATGGGTGATGACGGCCTAGGTTCGTATTTGGCACAAGCTATGCAGGGCAACGTAGAAGGTGCTGATGTAATAGATCTGGGCAGTGCCGGAGTAAATGCGATAGACTACCTGAAAGAATACGACATAATTATTATCCTCGACGCAGTAGCGGTAGATCAAGAAGGTGTTTATGTTTCTGAGGAAAAAATTGATGAAGAGGATGCAGATCAGGTTACGTCAACGGTCTTGGACATGCAAATTTCTGGATCCCACGGTATGGGGATCCAGAGTATTCTTTTTATCCTGAAACTAATGGGCTACAACCCTAAAATTTTCATTATAGGACATAGACCCTACGTCTTAGAACCTATGAACGGAATTTCAGAGAAGTTAAAGGAGAAAGTACCCCAAATACTTGATGCACTTAAAGATGTATTGAAGCCCTATAATGTTAAGATAGATAAAGAAAGAGTGTTAAAGAATTTTGAGGAGGTGATTAGCTCTGATAGACCTTTCTAGTAATAGAAATAGTATTGCGGAAATAGTAGGA
It encodes the following:
- a CDS encoding ATP-binding protein, with translation MEELYTDKLIEQLRGRLKEAYEAVTKYSRDGNIIGKVTRFEYINVGSKPLIKVDISFESYFKNPVKRGEIIAIASIIPKVIVIGSVDTITRGDMMTALGIKEIRGREDPSTIITNTVLTINPLAEVNLEDLEKGTPKPTPVISPIDPQSPVFLPKDDLIEIALNMPKEGVTIGNVFSGFKKISARVILDEETLRHHVLIIGTTGSGKTTLLKSIIYDNGIPKQSVVFDRQGDFVRFALEKGLEGSVVVPITKQLVEQYKTFEEMIRSRYCEDAISEVDYVTCEKVRFYPFSLKFSNVFKNFNNISPYMSEQASMMWEAIYNRFKGDLYESLKELIVGKNAKQLTNESKQIIDSLWGWILNNITLSNLVDEPLYLKGGLLRQVNEVVKTSNNQKDKYIIIKKSNENSDSPVFYLYTLLKYVMDKELDLHSSTKSNINRLMRSLKDFGIFDVENTIHELPEEILNSELLIIDLSFLLESTESTDPISIVVYEILNEIYSFKDKWYKRNPKRTFLTLLIIDEAHEFFPQAKGEVSKSTIERMINRILRLGRVRGLGAILATHMPQDLNELILQLTNTKIIMRNNKDVLEDMGAKDYADILTSAPPGLALVKSIRFNDILMQTNPP
- a CDS encoding winged helix-turn-helix transcriptional regulator; the protein is MSGITQKALSTRLKELEALKLVKREVEQEPLRVYYSLTTEGRAVKNAIQILISVINLIDSEHKDAFLC
- a CDS encoding nickel-dependent hydrogenase large subunit, with the protein product MLTVNSHPLILDIVRRYGPSVLARVISRIVKVSLFHRLIEEGLDQFVPEKPTYKSVKQRDGRGFGLVEAARGALGHWVIIKDGKISNYQIVTPTQINMSPEDPWGNKGHSAKALIGVEVTDPRDPIEAYHIVRAQDPCLVCTVH
- a CDS encoding DUF3211 domain-containing protein, which gives rise to MRLEYSVTTTHTPDALREILSDPNFVLPKIFRSIKEIRSEGSSFSGTANYLGIKHYFQGNVYSSYNKVTYVFQIRRDKDSASGKLTFNINADGRLDISLEYSGFMEKGATILLKKWIGSFISNINEEIRLERIRRKI
- a CDS encoding D-glucuronyl C5-epimerase family protein — its product is MISNSITLLDDKEKLVKPPTVKKELQRFPLDYVFKDILRRCESYFDWISGGFEKEPKFVSPEVLRLFLKFNDSYHQSMVFITLDNAIEHLWDNGFYLFSKSVDWKEPYRAKMADFNASMVSLLLEAYKVFKDDNYLDYAIRTGEFLKSLTRDDGLIMNGIAFDKLDQRPFLHVNALVLEAFYSLKDYEDFSERAKLLQESLSGAKHHRIDNYK
- a CDS encoding (Fe-S)-binding protein, yielding MVNTETTHSFGKLSLASISSTISHEVVMSLIYYAIIKGGLINSLYSLYLLCNRYPIVIIASNTKESGNALGISKDQWTLAATNAGLPIDKRGAEVLYIPSPLEIKDQENLANVASVMSNLGVSYTVSSSISDPGYYAYMVGDFETARKVYTNIAEISKTLGIKKIVVTDGTAYFWLRWQGPKSTRLELPIPVEHITQTVYERYKAGTVKLKKADVDTPVTVHYSEFLSRLGGVEEPPRELMRLIAPQFKEPKVSPSSDKLYTCGHMLELFDEKKDTLKKVREYVMAQLNKWEGRTVVVFDPNCKLSLENGVKDNQGNFKVVNITSLLNKAIVK
- a CDS encoding hydrogenase maturation protease encodes the protein MKRIAIVGVGNRIMGDDGLGSYLAQAMQGNVEGADVIDLGSAGVNAIDYLKEYDIIIILDAVAVDQEGVYVSEEKIDEEDADQVTSTVLDMQISGSHGMGIQSILFILKLMGYNPKIFIIGHRPYVLEPMNGISEKLKEKVPQILDALKDVLKPYNVKIDKERVLKNFEEVISSDRPF